A window of Xenopus laevis strain J_2021 chromosome 1L, Xenopus_laevis_v10.1, whole genome shotgun sequence genomic DNA:
TATCGTATTTGCGCTTGGTGTAATGGTACTTTCTCACCTTGAACCTGTACCTGGGTAGCGTGAAAGTGCAGCCATACACAGAGGTTACTTTCATTCCAGAGACAAACCATGGCACAATTAAGTTCCTGAAGTCAGGCCACAGTATCCTCCCACAAATAAATCATGTCTATTTTATTTACCCCTTTTCCTAGCAGCTGTTGCCTCCTTCAACCCTTGTTAAACAGCAAaccagttgctatgggttactagaccagtaggAAACGTTTTACCTTTCATTGCAGTACCCCACCCCCCTATATGTTTTGAAATAGGAGCTGCAAATGTGAAGTGACACGACTGAGCAGTGTTTGTTAACTGAAGacttcactaagggggttatttatcaaaggtcgagtttttttaaagagaaatttgtgagtagtttcagtaaaaacctgAAATTTAATCGGGATTTATTAtgtcccgaagctgcaaaaaccttgaatccgaaaatactccagctaaatggTGTCGATGTCAtttagaagtcaacggcagaggtcccttgaatgatttgaagatgtttttagccttcatcattttcagggttttttttggtggtttgcgctcaaaaattcaatcaatttgagctagtttttttttctgccgaTAACTCTATCAATTCGAGTATTAGAGTATTATTAGAGTTCCCACTGCTGATTGcgttcattgtgtttttttcataaataaggaaacattcgagttgtgagtttattcgaggttgaaaaaaactcacaaaccttgacctttgataaataaccccctaagagtataGTAACATCTTACAGGCTATTCATGGGTTTCTGCAGTATAaataatggcataaaataaatCTATGGAGCCCTTCAGTAGGGGACAAGAAAATCCTTTAGTAGGCGCCATTTAGACCAAGGCCTCCAGCTCCATTCTGTTTTTTGGGTGAAGACCATGGAATTCAAGAAGAATggaaagttggccatacatggactgGTCAGGAATATTAACAGCACACCCTcttgctttagttctcctttaaaaagcacaaacaaaatgaTTGACTTGTGATAAggcattttaattgtatttaagtCCACATCCAATATTTGTTCCTATTTGGAATACAAAACAACACACAGCAGGTACCATTTGAATCTTGTGTAGTGACAGTTAAGGTTATATTATTTGCATAGAAAAGAAGAgttataaatacatttgcaaagatAAATGCCAACAGCCAAAAGCTAGCCTAGCTGGACTAACTAACCCGCCTAGCAGAAGTATTTAGCTGAAGCATAAAGCACGGGTTCCAATCATTGTACAATGCCTCTGGCAGCCATACTGTGAATATGGAATCACAACACGAATATGGCATCGCCACTCATTGCCATTAAACTGTTTTAACCTGCGCCAGCTACAATGGTCTTATTCCGACCCATTAATTAAACAAATGGCCTGTATCTGCTGGTTGCTCTTACTTAGGCTCaaaggtttacatttcctttacgCTGAAAGATAGAAAAAATCACCCAGAGATCTAATGGGAGTTTCTTATCGACAATGATGAGATCTACTGGTCACCAGTCCAAGATCTGCTGATAGATCACAATCTACCTTTTGGTTACCCCAAGATTAGATCAATGTTCCTCATGGAGCTCCCCATTTCTTAGAATCACCCCACTTAGACATTCATCCAATAACAAGGCAGCTGTTGAAAGTAGAGAAGTCCAGCGAAGATGAACTTCACCCTTCCAGAAGGAACACATACCCAAAGCTACAGTAGTTCAATCCCAGTGAAAGTGCCAACAAGTAGGGTATGCTTACAGTAAAAGCTAATTAGTGTAAAGAAATAACACTTTGGTTTATTTTATCACAGTGACTTTCTCTCTGCGCATCAGTccaataatgacttttttcaaacaGCCGAGAGGAACGgggagaaaaagaaatcaaaggCAAATTTCAAAGCCGAATGGGCATCACGCCTCCAGTCCTGTTCTATCTTCACATGTCTGGAGGCTGGTGTAAGTTTGGCCATGCAGTTTAAGCAACTTATGGCTTTCAGTTCAAAGACCGGCCACTTGCTGCCAAGGCGGCCCTCTAGGATGGTGCTGAACTCTATGATGCTGCCCTGCCGCAAGTTCAGCAGCACTTGTTTAAACTCGTTGCTTGCCCTCAGCACAATATCTTTCGTTATGTCGTCCTCTTCAATCATCTTGCTCCCATTTAAAGGCATACCCACCGTTATCTCGAATTTGTAACGATCAAATCTCTTCATGTGGCATGAATGCTTAGAGAGGAACTTCAAGCGGCAAAGCTCTTCTTCTTCCATGGTGACGTTCTGTGGTTCACACGTTGGGTAAGCTTCGCCATACAGACACCTCATCCAATTTCCTATAAGGAGCGGGAGCATGTTGACCGCAGACTCTGCACTGTTGTCAATTTCTGTAAGCCGGACATACTTGAACCTGCCTGCCCAAGTTACCCTGTGCCCTTCCAAATGACTGCACAGTATCTGGGTCCGCGCCATATTGGTTTCCTTCCATGCTCTGGGCCCACACAGGAAGCCATACTGGTGCCAAGTCAAAGTAGAATTATAAACCTTCATGCCTTCAGATCGATATACGTATACCCAAGAAAACATTACAATGGCGGTGATCCAAACCAGAATAAGCTTCACAATGGAGCTTTTAGTTAAGGATTTAACCATATTTACTAGGGAATAGTTAGCTTTAGACCACCAACGAAGAAGCAAAGGAATGGTGCATAAAAGTACAGTTACCACAATCTTTGTCAGCTCTAgggaaataaaccattttatgaACTGGACAATGCACATGACAACGATGCCCACAATAAGTATAGGCAGAgcaaagaggaagaggaaataACCTACAGAAGCCCGGATAAGGCCAATGGTAGTGGATTCACGTAGGATTACAACAGATAATTCGCACCACATAAAGCAAACCAAGTAGGGCACCAGGTAACAATAGAAACCTTTGAAATTCCTCAGTCGTGCCATTTGGAAGAACAGATAGAACAAATAGAGAAAGAGAAGGCAAGGGACGCTTATGTGAAATACGATAAAATGACCGACAGGAACCGTAAAAAAAGTTTTACTAAGAATTTTAACGTAGGGCAGCGATATTGGCAAAAGATCCAATAGGAAGAGGGCACCGGCAGCCACTTCGGTTATCAAGGCTCGGCGGGTGTAAGGCTCCGCACTTGTGCTTAAACTCAAGTAACTGGTGATGGTGAAAAATATGGATATGGTGGCCAGTTCTGAGCATGGAATCCAGTGTCTGTCGGTGATCGGGAAGGAGAAGATGACAAAGAAAACAGATAGTAAGAAGTACAAATACGGCTCCATGTGATTCCAACCAAAGTTCACTTCGGCTTGCTCAATGTCCAGATTGGGCTCAAATCTAAGCAACAAGTCAGTCAAAGTGCGGAAATTCTCCCAGGCTTTGCTGTCCTGGAAAACCTTGAGTGTGCAAATCACCATGGAAATAAAGGACAGGTAGAAAATCACCAGAgggataaaaaaagcaaaaaaatcaaTGGTGAGATTGCTGATAATGAAAAAGAAGATCAAGGCATTGATGTGATGAGTAGGGATGATAGTCGACAGCCAGTGCATTCCGGCCTTGGAGGCGGCTTCGATCAGGTATTCCTTCAGTTCCATAATGACATGAAGTGGGTACTTCATGATCTGGAGAGGAGAGAGAAAGACAATGAAACACACAGTAAAGATGAAATGGAGTTTACACTGCACAACATTTTGGGCTACCGGAACACCTTATTAATCACATATCATACCAATTCCTTGTTGAAGTCATTCGGACATGCTCCTATATAAGCAGCCAGATCTATCTCAATACTTCTCTACAACATCTCAACAATCTCTGGATATTGGGTCAACCTGAAAACCTGCAGGTTTAGGTTGCAACTAAACATTACTTGTGCAGgttgctctggaaggctacaaatttattgttatcgcaacttttattttactcgtctttctagttaggccctctcctatttatattcctgcctcttattcaaatcaatgcatggttgctaggggcatttgGATTACTGAAagtgcaacctggagagctgctgaataaaaagctaaacaaccccAATAGCAAAGAACACCACTCTACATGCCacaagctaatttaaaggtgcacaaccccttttacctttttttgcaCCTGCCTTTCTCTGCTGCTTGTGAGCTCATTTGCAAGTTTGAAACTGATGCTTGTTGCTGGAGGGTCCATGTATGGGTTTTAAATCTACACACTCATGACTTCTTCTTGAGCGCAAGCCTGTAAGAGAGGGTTCATCTCCAACAAAAAAGGCAAACCCTGTGTATCTTTCTCTAGTGGAGTTTAGCACTGTCTACTGGTTCGATAAAACTGCCTATATCATGTCAGAACTGAGAATCAGAAAGATGAATTATagaacagtaaaggtggccatgtaCAGGCTGATAAAGCGTGGAGACTCTGTccctccagaccaagtcagcagctcaATGGTCTGTGTATGGGACCGGATATCGGACTGAAAAGCTAGCCATCTACCAGGTTATAAAATCCTGACAGACAAGGACCACATAGGTGTGTGTATATGGTCCTCTCCCGATGGGTCTCCACAGTATGATTTCATCTTTGACCCAGGGTTGACTTTCATATCAAGCTGATTTGGCCAGTTGTGTCTGCGGCAAATGCAGGCGAAAATCTGTTTGTTTGGTGATCTCACCAACTTTCCATGTATGCCCAGCTTAACCCATACCTAAACTGGGAAGAAAGACTGGGCAAAGCTCCTGAACTAAACAAACAGCACCATCTAGGGATCATTTTCTATCTAAAATCcaattgttctttttatttagtCATATTGTTATTCCTATAATGGTTATGAAAAAACAAGCCAATGAAAGAGTCGAGTAATTTACCTTTTGCTGCAGAGGCAGCTCTTCTGGGCTCTTTCCAGCAAactcatcatcttcatcatcgtGCATTATCAAATTGCTTGGGACTATCCCTTTTGCATACTTCTTGGTAATCTCAACAAAATCATCCAGCGCAATGTAGCTCTTTGCTGGGATATAACAAAAACAATGATGTGTTTATATGGTGATGGATACTTTCTCAGGAAACAAAACCCGAGTTGGGCaccaaaaccccccccccccaaaaaaaagtatgGGATCGGTTTTCAGAATGCTCGAgacgtggggttttctggataatggatctttccgtaatttgggtttttATACCTTctatacctactagaaaatcttgtaaacattaaggggccgattcactaacttcgagtgaaggattcgaagtaaaaaaacgttgaatttttgtgcttctcgactatcgaattggcgtaaattcgcctgagtagaatgattcgaatagatcgagcgcaaaaacgctgcgactattcgccattcgatagacgaagtactggatcgagcgcaaaaacgctgcgactattcgcccattcgatagtcgaagtactgtctcttttaaaaatacttcgactgcctacttcgccacctaaaacctaccgaattgctttaaaagcctatgggaaagtcccataggcttgttttccaagtttttgatcgaataaaaaggcattcgatcgaatgaaaatccttcgagcgaatattcgatcgagcgcctatttgcctggcgaatattcgccaattcgactattcaccagcgcgtaaattcgcccgaattgcctattcgattctattccccagtcgaatttcgagggatttaacccctcgaaattcgacccttgatgaatttgcccctaaataaactcaatagactggttctACATCAATTGTGTTCACTTTCAGTTCACTAAAGAGTTGGTCATGAATCACTTTGGGAACAAACACTTGAATACAGTTGTTTTATACAAAGTCCGCAGATATAAACCGCATTTATAAGTTTCCAGGTTGCATAAGAATACTTTATGCTGTGTATGCATGTCATGGGCATGGGACATTCCAGAAATGATAAGAACAACATGAATAGTTGAACAATATTCTCTATATATCACTCATGTTCAAATCCATATAATCTTgcacaatctaaaaaaaatgaagaactaaTGCCATATCCCCAAATGACAATAATGTAATATGAATTCAGCATTCGGGAAGCGGTAATGCAGATATTCGAACACTTTTGTGTTACAGTGGGGAGAATATTAATGTAATATAACAAATTATAAGGACAGGAGTCTCAGTCACTCAAAAGAGCTGAAGACATGGGACatagatacatgtatatttatatacagacgTTGGTAGACGGAGTTTAACAGGCTGGATATCCCTggagtaaatacaaataaaagaaaggACTGGTGTAACCCTGGGGAAATGACAGTATATGATTGTGTGGGGAACAATATTTGTAATGTTGTTATGCAGAACAGATCTATATCAACTATACAGCAGCCTCTACACTAGGGAACATGCCCGGAAGAAGAGAACCAATCATCTACTCACATTCACTACTGACTAAACGTTCCAGGATCCTCCGCTGCTTCTGTGCTGCCTTGGGAATGGGGCCCGGCTCGTTCTttccatctacaaaacaaaattCCATGTTTAATCTGGGGGTTCGTTATCGCTAATAAAGGCTCGACAGAGGCACTGGTATAGTTTGTTCTGCTAAGCGGCAATAATAGGAGGTCACATGCATATACtgtctaaataaaaaagtatttttatagacATTTGGGGTGTTTTAAATGAGGCATTTTATAAAGATAAGAGAAATATTTACAACCCAACCATATTTGGCCCGGGGACCGGTTTAgagtcaaatttttttgcaaggacccgGGGGACGGGTCGGCATCCAATTCGGCGCACCACGTTAATTGTCCCCTAGGCTTGGCGGCCCAGTTCAAGATTGTCCgcagcccggcggttggggacccctgatttacacGAAGGTATAATATGTTTAGAGGATACTTATGAGTAGATACGTTACTTGATACTTAGTACACATTacaaaaagggaagaaaaaactTTATTCCATTAGATGGAGATCCCTTGTGTATATAAAGGAAGCATCTGTTGGGATATCGGATAGGACCAATAACCTATATCGTCTCAATAAAAATGCCATCATACTGCTGCTAATCGCGCTCCCTACAGCAGCTAGTATCCCTCACCTTCAGCATTGACCTGGCCCACATTTTCCAGCAGCTCAGACACAGACACCTGTTTCTTCTTCTTTGGGTTTAGCTTCCAGTACATGACCAAGGCAGCTTTCCTAACTGCCCTCTCCAAGTCCGTCTCAGATGACAGATTCTTCACCTcgctttcattttcatttgtgatTCCTTGGGAAAGAATGCTCAGCTGTTAGTGGAATCTGGATCACATTGAACTATATTCCTGCTGCTTACACTTTATTTTCAAACAGGACCCCCACAGTCtgacaatgtttattttatttccctttaaCTGCAAAAGGAATGTACAACCTAAAAACTAATACCAAACGGTTTACATTTCTCCCATTCGCTGAGCCAATTAACCAAGAGTGACCCTAGTAATACAATCCATGTGACAGCTACTCCTGACTGACCTCTAAATCAGGAATGGACATCAAGCTCCTACAGCTGATTTAGATGAGACAACACCCTGTATCATGAGACAAGTACAAAAGCTGGTGCTTATACCTCTAGGCTGTCATATAATTATGTAAAAGAATAAATAAGCAAGGTTACATGTTTAAATGGGACATAAACTTGTCATATGACAATGTAAAATTACTCTTGCTGAGCTCttgtgagcacttttgcaattttagAATTAGTAAAACAACGTCCCCTGCTGTTTGGGTGAGGGTGGGGCACACAACAGCTTATTTTACTGAAGCATCTTTTGACACTTTACTGCTCAGTTCCTTGGCTCAATGTGGCAAATACAAAGATGCCATTGATTAGATAAGAGTGCAAACCAACCTCTTCGGTCAGCCAAACATCTCCGTAACAACTTGACGGCATCCCTCCGACCTTGCTTGCCAGATGCAATAAGCCAGTCAACAGCCGCACAGCTGTTTACCTCCTCGTCTTCCTCTTCAGCGAGTTTCAAGTAGTGTTTTCCAACCTGCAACACAGTGTAGGGACATATATTGGTGTGAGTGTAAGTGAAGGTTATATCACAGCTGCGTCCTGGTGCATATAGGGCCTCTTACTCCAAAGGCCTCATATTTTAcgacagggggtacattattatcactgagtcatgttacagaaattacatcactaagcgccagttatgatatatatatatatatataggtttgtttgcaaggatccgcacaccaatgttttcatcaaaataagtgttttatttggtACATagatgcatgttaataataataatagatagataaatagatagataaatcatgtaaacattaaataacccaataagctatttttgcttaaaataagaattaattatatcttagtttggattaaatacaatttgtgtgtgtgtgtttgtttatacCCCCTACTGCAGTGCTTAACATTATTTTGTAGGACAAAGCCTTCCTTGGTCTATATAAAGTAATCATGCTGGTTACTATACTGCAgttaaataaaaagaggaaataaAGGAAATGGCAAATGACTGAAGAAAGCATCTTccggaaaaaacaaaaaatcttagTATCACTTCCCCTGTAACTGTTCAGGAGCACCCAGGATAACAAATCTCACCCTGTAGGTTCTGCTACACCAGCTCagttttatacagttttatacaGATGTCTGATGGGCGCACACAGGGCCGGGTGAATAATTCTATAACAGCAATACATTCTAGTTGAATGAGATACCCATGCTACACAAAACAAATTTTGACTTGGCCCAAAATATATAGTGTTATCCACATGCCAAGCTCACAgtaaacaatgaaaataatggGCATGTTCCAAAAACACAATTATGCCCCTTGTAACAGAGCACAGATAGGTGGTCACATCATCCCCATACTGGTGCACTGCACAGATAATGAacctatggggttttttttgtttgcagttaTAGAATGTTTGTATTCAGCACAAAACTATTTTCTTCCTGTATCTCACCATGGTCACTTCATATGATATGCACGTTAGATGCACTGCCTGCGGCACAGAGAACAGGCAGCAATTATGCTTTTAGCTCAGACCCAACGTCAGTAGCCCAGGAAGTGTAAAGCCACAGAATTCCGCTCACCAGGGGTTTCCTGATCTGCATTATGTACACTGGCACTGCAGTAATACAACCGCTGGCTGAGGTTGAGGAAATACAGAACAGTGAGCTCTTGGGACA
This region includes:
- the wfs1.L gene encoding Wolfram syndrome 1 (wolframin) L homeolog (The RefSeq protein has 1 substitution, 1 non-frameshifting indel compared to this genomic sequence) translates to MDSEPSTPPHLLGRSQLNAATPAEGQEDPHTPGPSVSAPSSPRVFSPVTDDMIDELNPQEAVFQELLEKAKAGDAKAQSEVGKHYLKLAEEEDEEVNSCAAVDWLIASGKQGRRDAVKLLRRCLADRRGITNENESEVKNLSSETDLERAVRKAALVMYWKLNPKKKKQVSVSELLENVGQVNAEDGKNEPGPIPKAAQKQRRILERLVSSESKSYIALDDFVEITKKYAKGIVPSNLIMHDDEDDEFAGKSPEELPLQQKIMKYPLHVIMELKEYLIEAASKAGMHWLSTIIPTHHINALIFFFIISNLTIDFFAFFIPLVIFYLSFISMVICTLKVFQDSKAWENFRTLTDLLLRFEPNLDIEQAEVNFGWNHMEPYLYFLLSVFFVIFSFPITDRHWIPCSELATISIFFTITSYLSLSTSAEPYTRRALITEVAAGALFLLDLLPISLPYVKILSKTFFTVPVGHFIVFHISVPCLLFLYLFYLFFQMARLRNFKGFYCYLVPYLVCFMWCELSVVILRESTTIGLIRASVGYFLFLFALPILIVGIVVMCIVQFIKWFISLELTKIVVTVLLCTIPLLLRWWSKANYSLVNMVKSLTKSSIVKLILVWITAIVMFSWVYVYRSEGMKVYNSTLTWHQYGFLCGPRAWKETNMARTQILCSHLEGHRVTWAGRFKYVRLTEIDNSAESAVNMLPLLIGNWMRCLYGEAYPTCEPQNVTMEEEELCRLKFLSKHSCHMKRFDRYKFEITVGMPLNGINGSKMIEEDDITKDIVLRASNEFKQVLLNLRQGSIIEFSTILEGRLGSKWPVFELKAISCLNCMAKLTPASRHVKIEQDWRRDAHSALKFAFDFFFSPFLSAV